The following coding sequences lie in one Rutidosis leptorrhynchoides isolate AG116_Rl617_1_P2 chromosome 4, CSIRO_AGI_Rlap_v1, whole genome shotgun sequence genomic window:
- the LOC139904352 gene encoding protein C2-DOMAIN ABA-RELATED 10-like produces the protein MQKTKTRVIKGNCNPVWNDELTLTMRDPEAPIHIAMYDKDRFSNDDSMGVAEIDVKPYIECLKMGLNLNNLPNGTKLDRVQPKKHNYLADESCIIWQNGKIIQDMVLRLRDVECGEVVVQIELVPLPGRRLNV, from the exons ATGCAGAAAACAAAGACTAGGGTTATCAAGGGGAACTGTAATCCTGTATGGAATGATGAATTGACTTTAACCATGAGGGACCCTGAAGCTCCTATACATATT GCCATGTACGACAAGGACAGGTTCAGTAACGATGACAGCATGGGAGTAGCAGAAATAGATGTAAAACCGTACATCGAATGCCTTAAAATGGGTTTAAACCTCAACAACCTCCCGAATGGTACTAAACTTGATCGTGTTCAACCTAAAAAACATAACTACTTAGCTGACGAAAGCTGCATCATTTGGCAGAATGGGAAAATCATTCAAGACATGGTTCTTCGATTAAGAGATGTTGAATGTGGTGAAGTTGTAGTTCAAATAGAGTTGGTTCCTCTTCCGGGTCGTAGATTAAACGTTTAG
- the LOC139842309 gene encoding F-box protein SKIP19-like — MMNKNKNKNKICSWNDDDEKELRETIRIGKLIGFQFDPSHENHLRESMKADKAKSTKASTSKSNRRKEKPTGFQFEPAHEHNIRETMKADQASKASTSKSKPRKGKKSKFVSKPKQIWQVKKPTANWLELPTDLTANILQRIGMFDILNNAEKVCTTWRKICKDPAMWRVISMDNPSDPNGRPVCQEICKHVVDRSQGQLVDLSITDFCTDELLIYISDRASQLKRLEVVYCFGEMYGEWGVYLKKFPLLEELSLETTEIGPEDIEAVGRYCPLLKTLKLNQKFYKWSTIDDDEEHVQMLNETAIAIGKNLHDLRHLQLIGDMMTNTGLQAILDGCTRLESLDMRQCLYIDLKKDDMGKRCSERIKDVKLPNDDMEGYMHLVKNDYDDFVESNVSSESGLFFGDSDDDYYGRRYYDSDGYEYDDYTRCDAFDEDGDFSDFEDMNAMMAFFSMFK; from the exons ATgatgaataaaaataaaaataaaaataaaatttgtagTTGGAACGATGACGATGAAAAAGAACTCCGTGAAACGATTAGGATCGGAAAACTTATCGGCTTCCAATTTGATCCATCTCACGAAAATCATCTCAGAGAATCGATGAAAGCTGATAAAg CTAAATCGACAAAGGCATCAACGTCTAAATCAAATCGACGTAAAGAAAAACCTACTGGCTTCCAATTCGAGCCAGCTCATGAACATAATATCAGAGAAACAATGAAAGCTGACCAag CGTCAAAGGCGTCAACATCAAAATCGAAGCCACGAAAAGGAAAGAAATCAAAGTTTGTTTCCAAACCCAAACAGATTTGGCAAGTGAAGAAACCAACTGCAAATTGGTTAGAGCTACCAACAGATTTAACTGCCAATATACTCCAAAGAATTGGTATGTTTGATATACTTAATAATGCTGAAAAAGTTTGTACAACTTGGCGAAAAATATGCAAGGACCCTGCTATGTGGAGGGTTATTTCAATGGACAACCCTTCAGATCCGAATGGTAGGCCAGTATGTCAAGAGATATGTAAGCATGTTGTCGATAGAAGCCAAGGCCAATTGGTTGATCTTTCTATCACTGATTTTTGCACTGATGAGCTTCTTATATACATCTCTGATAG AGCAAGTCAGCTAAAACGTCTTGAAGTAGTTTATTGTTTTGGTGAAATGTATGGAGAGTGGGGTGTTTATCTTAAGAAATTTCCGTTATTGGAGGAACTCAGTTTGGAGACAACAGAGATTGGGCCTGAAGATATCGAAGCTGTTGGACGTTATTGCCCGTTGCTAAAAACACTCAAATTGAATCAAAAGTTTTATAAATGGTCAACAATAGATGATGACGAGGAGCATGTGCAGATGCTGAACGAGACGGCCATTGCGATTGGTAAGAATTTGCATGATTTAAGGCACCTTCAACTCATTGGAGACATGATGACGAATACCGGTTTGCAAGCGATTTTGGATGGTTGTACTCGTCTCGAGTCCCTTGACATGCGTCAGTGCTTGTACATTGATCTTAAAAAAGACGACATGGGAAAAAGATGTTCAGAAAGGATTAAAGATGTTAAACTCCCTAATGATGATATGGAAgggtatatgcatcttgttaagaatGATTATGATGATTTCGTGGAGAGTAACGTTTCTTCTGAATCTGGGTTATTTTTTGGTGATTCTGATGATGATTATTATGGTCGTCGATATTATGACTCGGATGGCTATGagtatgatgattatactcgatgtGATGCATTTGATGAAGATGGCGATTTCAGTGACTTTGAGGATATGAATGCCATGATGGCTTTCTTCTCTATGTTTAAATAG